One Nitrospira sp. genomic region harbors:
- a CDS encoding response regulator, with product MPKILIADDSIAVRKVAERLLTEAGMGVTLAANGSEALALLSKDRPDLIVSDVIMPDKSGYEVCAYIRGQANLADLPVLLISGIVNDEVSRQAESCKADGVLKKPFQGSSLKDRVLDLLTKRPQKPAPVPELPQQHVAVEPSIVAEVAAAPAIHVPEELEEARVDTQEHRPSLEPITISLDDPHAIPATMPRDTMVDAAPAFHAAEPATPAHDHEHHHAILAERDTRIGELEAQLDEERRRSLEQTQQIGHIQRALDEQHEQVAALSSHAHTLDQSLADERAQRTALAEQLDEVSRQMHRIGELETALADEQHRAQQLSQQVSEGVRHAARIVELEAHLEAEREAANQLVQQITGLEQVETRVHELETTLAAEREQAEMQRRERVELEQVADKVPALEEACAKAHAQIAELDAALSAEREAAAALLVQVKQLEATAQRASELDLALVSEQERSMQLEKRAMEAEHMAEQSTRRFEDMARKLGEIAGLASQLGNGKR from the coding sequence ATGCCAAAGATCTTGATTGCCGACGACAGTATCGCAGTCCGTAAGGTGGCCGAGCGTCTCCTGACCGAGGCCGGCATGGGGGTGACACTTGCGGCGAACGGATCGGAGGCTCTGGCGCTGTTAAGTAAGGATCGCCCCGACCTCATCGTGTCCGATGTCATCATGCCGGACAAGAGCGGCTATGAGGTCTGTGCGTACATTCGGGGACAGGCAAACCTCGCGGATCTTCCCGTGCTGCTGATCAGCGGTATCGTGAACGATGAAGTGTCCCGACAAGCGGAGTCCTGTAAGGCCGACGGGGTCTTGAAGAAGCCGTTTCAGGGCTCCTCACTCAAGGACCGTGTGCTGGACCTGTTGACGAAGCGCCCACAAAAGCCTGCTCCGGTTCCGGAACTGCCGCAGCAGCACGTGGCCGTGGAGCCATCTATCGTGGCAGAGGTCGCGGCCGCACCCGCCATTCATGTGCCGGAAGAACTCGAAGAGGCCCGCGTAGACACTCAGGAGCATCGGCCGTCGCTCGAGCCGATCACGATCAGTCTTGACGATCCTCACGCCATACCGGCGACGATGCCCCGCGACACGATGGTGGATGCGGCCCCTGCATTCCATGCCGCTGAGCCGGCTACGCCGGCGCATGATCATGAGCATCATCATGCAATCCTGGCGGAACGTGACACGCGGATCGGCGAACTCGAAGCGCAGTTGGACGAGGAGCGTCGGCGGAGTCTGGAGCAGACTCAGCAGATCGGCCACATCCAGCGTGCGTTGGATGAGCAGCACGAGCAGGTTGCAGCCCTGTCGTCACATGCACACACATTGGACCAGAGTCTAGCCGACGAGCGGGCGCAGCGAACCGCTCTCGCAGAACAGTTGGATGAAGTCTCGAGACAGATGCACCGGATCGGCGAACTGGAGACGGCTCTGGCCGATGAGCAGCATCGTGCCCAGCAATTGTCCCAACAGGTTTCGGAAGGGGTCCGTCATGCCGCGCGCATCGTGGAATTGGAGGCCCATCTGGAGGCAGAGCGGGAAGCGGCGAATCAATTGGTGCAGCAGATTACCGGTCTTGAGCAGGTCGAAACGCGCGTGCACGAGCTCGAAACGACCTTGGCCGCTGAACGTGAGCAAGCGGAAATGCAGCGACGGGAGCGTGTCGAGCTGGAACAGGTTGCAGACAAGGTGCCGGCGCTGGAAGAGGCCTGTGCGAAAGCCCATGCTCAGATCGCCGAGCTGGACGCGGCGCTCTCGGCTGAACGGGAGGCTGCGGCGGCCCTGTTGGTTCAGGTCAAACAGTTGGAAGCGACGGCGCAACGTGCCAGTGAGCTGGATCTCGCCCTGGTCAGCGAGCAGGAGCGTTCGATGCAGCTCGAGAAACGGGCGATGGAAGCCGAGCACATGGCGGAGCAGTCGACTCGCCGGTTCGAAGATATGGCGAGGAAGCTGGGGGAGATCGCGGGACTGGCCTCCCAACTCGGTAATGGAAAACGCTAG
- a CDS encoding chemotaxis protein CheW, whose product MLRTQLRRQPHTGSKGATEARMQHMVVFSVGGQRLAARTEEIGGVMPWTGSTTVPSDTPFVRALVRQEKGCLPVFDLAAKFKRSLQDGEPLCLVVKHVDGPLAICIDSQVPSLHMVARSAVQYRAGNDPDIAGTCIAGEEELPIINLTTLGVSSNRPA is encoded by the coding sequence ATGCTACGTACTCAGTTACGCAGACAACCGCACACGGGTAGCAAAGGCGCGACCGAGGCGCGGATGCAGCACATGGTGGTGTTTTCGGTGGGCGGGCAGCGGTTGGCCGCCAGAACCGAGGAGATCGGCGGAGTGATGCCGTGGACGGGCTCGACGACGGTTCCCAGCGATACGCCGTTTGTGCGCGCTCTCGTCCGACAGGAGAAGGGATGTCTTCCGGTATTCGACCTGGCGGCGAAGTTCAAGCGCTCCCTGCAGGATGGTGAACCGCTGTGTCTGGTTGTCAAACATGTGGATGGACCGCTGGCAATCTGTATCGATTCCCAGGTTCCTTCCTTGCACATGGTGGCACGCTCGGCAGTGCAGTATCGCGCCGGCAACGATCCCGACATCGCGGGAACGTGCATCGCCGGCGAAGAAGAACTTCCTATCATCAACCTGACAACCTTGGGGGTCTCATCGAACCGTCCTGCGTGA
- a CDS encoding Hpt domain-containing protein — MSADFDRDQLLDIFVAEAGDDMGRFWKALHPDGKAHPEPGDVAEFHTVGHKLKGAALLYGFPALGQLGALLEDTLERVQEIPAARWPEAMHLMREIAASFRGQVEQIGRGGGEDASVVEGFVRRHSDLMPAVSSDSSAECVQPSDRPADEYLIPVLDEEVLSYFSPEAEEYLNTIQTLLQRLDSDLANADTIHQLYRVAHTLKGSAYTVGFEVVGDLSHPIESCMMAVREGAVTIAPHWIAVLRQAVDVIRSLMARDAQSLTRLRQEVPRIRTKLRELEQGVSQGESAAAAAETRRPEERSVQESVPAATSGPESAVHSMSEADSQELSEAYLIPALDSEVMSYFAPEAQEYLESLEADLLRVDKDAGNPDTIHQLFRTAHTLKGSAYTVGFQAIGDLTHHIEDFMGAVREGQLVLLPGHTDVLLRSIDVIRALMRRDVSMVGRTRQRFANSLQELKQLGQAQPAPDQDHPIVSSIAEGASVEEIREADGQDSPKGVDGKTGEEREVIRVSRDRLERLLNLVGELVIDRGRLEQRLRTLDQLATQVLANKNRLTDAVRTFEDKHTFSFQPSPASSSEAAPQAYPGVSDFGSLEFDKYDDFNILARRISEVTADITESMSQLSGSIHRAQDDMGSLQQLTLGMRDEIARARMVPIGTPFTRFRRAAREMARATGKEVNLVTSGEHTEIDTGVVERLVDPLVHLVRNAVYHGIEPAGIRRSQGKPSAGTIYLHAAHRGNSVLIEVEDDGAGLDIVKIKAKAVKLGLVRADVADSLPESEIIKFIFLPGFSTAEAVGDQAGRGVGMDVVKRVIETMNGHIEVESVYGQGTKFTMHLPLTLLIATALLVRVGKERYAIPLPSVREVTMSTASTIQQMGDRSVLQIGDEAIEVYPLGSLIRRDAGTIEGATPVVVVRTSTGALGCAVDELLGRQEIVIKSLGGLKPYERSVFGGATIDPEGRVVLVLDVSRLTTREYHEAMSVIQNPASSPMLEGPAQPASPQLPDTQLPLLLIDDSLSIRKFVGRMLESAGYIVETATDGEEGCRKALVQQYQLIITDLEMPKLNGFEVIQALRARPQTQATPILVMTTRAGEKHRQMAVSVGASGYIAKPVEERALIQEVRKWTGRESVVKK; from the coding sequence ATGAGCGCTGATTTCGATCGCGACCAGTTGCTGGACATTTTCGTGGCCGAGGCCGGCGACGATATGGGGCGCTTCTGGAAAGCGTTGCATCCCGATGGGAAGGCGCATCCGGAGCCGGGCGACGTCGCCGAGTTTCACACGGTCGGCCACAAGCTCAAAGGTGCGGCGCTCCTCTACGGGTTCCCGGCGCTCGGGCAACTCGGGGCCCTACTCGAAGATACGCTCGAACGAGTGCAGGAGATTCCGGCGGCGCGCTGGCCCGAAGCCATGCACCTGATGCGCGAGATTGCCGCGTCCTTTCGAGGGCAGGTCGAGCAGATCGGGCGTGGGGGAGGGGAAGATGCCTCCGTGGTTGAGGGGTTTGTCCGGCGCCACTCCGACTTGATGCCGGCCGTTTCGAGCGACTCCTCGGCAGAGTGCGTGCAGCCTTCCGATCGGCCGGCGGATGAGTACCTCATTCCTGTCCTGGACGAAGAGGTGCTGTCCTACTTCTCGCCGGAGGCAGAAGAATACCTCAACACGATCCAGACCCTGCTCCAACGGTTGGACTCCGACTTGGCAAATGCCGACACGATTCATCAATTGTATCGGGTGGCGCACACGCTGAAAGGGTCGGCCTATACCGTTGGATTTGAGGTCGTGGGAGATCTCTCTCATCCGATTGAATCCTGCATGATGGCCGTTCGCGAGGGCGCTGTCACGATCGCGCCGCATTGGATCGCCGTTCTGCGGCAGGCGGTGGACGTGATCCGTTCCCTGATGGCGCGGGACGCTCAATCACTGACGCGCTTGCGTCAGGAGGTGCCTCGCATCAGGACGAAGCTCAGAGAATTGGAGCAGGGCGTGAGCCAGGGGGAGTCTGCAGCGGCTGCCGCTGAGACGAGGCGGCCTGAAGAGAGGTCGGTGCAGGAGTCCGTGCCTGCCGCCACATCCGGTCCCGAATCCGCTGTGCACTCCATGAGCGAGGCGGACTCCCAGGAGCTTTCCGAGGCCTATCTGATCCCGGCCCTCGATTCTGAGGTGATGTCCTATTTCGCGCCGGAAGCGCAGGAATATTTGGAAAGCCTCGAAGCCGACTTGCTGCGAGTCGATAAGGACGCGGGCAATCCCGACACGATTCACCAACTGTTCCGCACGGCCCATACGCTGAAAGGCTCGGCTTATACCGTAGGCTTTCAGGCGATCGGTGATCTGACTCATCATATTGAAGACTTCATGGGCGCCGTTCGCGAAGGGCAGCTGGTGCTCCTTCCCGGTCACACGGATGTCCTGTTGCGCTCAATCGATGTCATTCGCGCCTTGATGCGACGGGATGTATCCATGGTGGGGCGAACGAGACAACGGTTTGCGAATTCCTTGCAGGAGTTGAAGCAACTGGGGCAGGCTCAGCCGGCACCGGACCAAGATCACCCCATCGTCTCATCGATTGCCGAAGGCGCCTCGGTGGAAGAAATTCGCGAAGCCGACGGACAGGATTCGCCCAAAGGCGTCGATGGGAAGACCGGCGAAGAGCGAGAGGTGATCCGGGTCAGCCGTGATCGTTTGGAACGCCTCCTCAATCTGGTCGGCGAATTGGTTATCGATCGCGGCCGGCTGGAGCAGCGGCTGCGCACGTTGGATCAATTGGCCACACAGGTCTTGGCCAACAAGAACCGGCTGACCGATGCCGTACGCACCTTCGAAGACAAACATACCTTTTCCTTTCAGCCCTCTCCCGCGTCCTCGAGCGAAGCCGCGCCGCAGGCGTATCCTGGCGTCAGTGATTTCGGCAGCCTGGAATTCGACAAGTACGACGACTTCAACATCCTGGCCCGGCGAATCAGCGAGGTCACCGCGGACATCACCGAATCGATGTCGCAGCTGAGCGGATCGATCCATCGCGCCCAGGACGACATGGGGTCGCTGCAACAGTTGACCTTGGGCATGCGCGATGAAATTGCCCGCGCCCGCATGGTGCCGATCGGGACGCCGTTCACGCGCTTCCGCCGCGCGGCCCGTGAGATGGCCCGCGCCACCGGAAAAGAAGTCAATTTAGTCACGTCCGGCGAACATACCGAAATCGACACCGGTGTCGTGGAGCGGCTTGTCGATCCGCTTGTCCATCTGGTCAGAAATGCGGTGTACCACGGGATCGAGCCTGCGGGCATCCGTCGCAGCCAAGGGAAGCCGTCGGCCGGTACGATCTATCTCCACGCCGCGCATCGAGGGAACTCGGTGCTCATCGAAGTCGAAGACGACGGAGCGGGGCTCGACATCGTCAAGATCAAGGCCAAGGCGGTCAAGCTGGGTCTGGTACGAGCGGATGTCGCGGACTCACTGCCGGAGAGCGAAATCATCAAGTTCATCTTCCTGCCGGGATTTTCCACTGCCGAGGCGGTCGGGGATCAGGCCGGACGCGGCGTCGGTATGGATGTGGTCAAGCGGGTCATCGAGACGATGAACGGCCACATCGAAGTGGAATCCGTCTACGGGCAGGGCACCAAGTTCACGATGCATTTGCCGCTCACCCTCTTGATCGCAACTGCGCTGCTCGTTCGGGTCGGGAAAGAGCGCTACGCGATTCCGCTTCCGAGCGTGCGTGAGGTCACGATGTCGACGGCGTCGACGATCCAGCAGATGGGGGATCGATCGGTGCTGCAGATCGGCGACGAAGCCATTGAGGTCTATCCGCTCGGCAGCCTCATTCGCCGGGATGCCGGCACCATTGAGGGAGCGACTCCCGTGGTCGTCGTTCGAACCTCGACCGGCGCGCTCGGTTGCGCGGTGGATGAATTGCTGGGCCGGCAGGAAATCGTCATTAAATCATTGGGTGGGCTGAAGCCGTATGAGCGGTCCGTGTTCGGTGGCGCGACTATCGATCCCGAGGGGCGTGTGGTGCTGGTTCTGGACGTTAGCCGGTTGACGACTCGCGAATACCATGAGGCCATGTCGGTCATTCAAAACCCCGCCTCCTCGCCGATGCTTGAGGGACCGGCGCAGCCCGCTTCGCCGCAGCTTCCGGATACGCAGCTTCCGCTCTTGTTGATCGATGACTCGCTCAGCATCAGAAAGTTTGTCGGACGCATGCTGGAGTCGGCCGGGTATATCGTCGAAACGGCGACCGACGGAGAAGAAGGCTGTCGCAAGGCATTGGTGCAGCAGTACCAGCTCATCATCACCGATCTCGAAATGCCGAAGTTGAACGGCTTTGAAGTCATTCAGGCGCTTCGCGCCAGGCCGCAGACTCAGGCCACGCCGATTCTCGTCATGACCACGCGGGCGGGAGAAAAGCATCGCCAGATGGCCGTGAGTGTGGGCGCCTCGGGATACATTGCCAAGCCGGTGGAAGAACGCGCCTTGATCCAGGAAGTCCGCAAGTGGACAGGCCGCGAAAGCGTCGTGAAAAAATAG
- a CDS encoding MCP four helix bundle domain-containing protein: MIGQGVKNRFQDMKTKTKLLVSFGLVSVIIMIMASVGVFTLRQLSTQSQTVYADYTVPLAEFAQMGTALTKHHQILLDIASATKQGDFAQEVTKLPPLKAQIDKVVNNYKSTTLRVSRSGRDEAKDLTLFEPALKKYFQDADGALSAMADSFDRNVLSSTQAEQMRALGILALTVNLTPSFENAVKRHNEQVTAIEAVAKDLNDDAQGLASNGTLILVAGGLVAVALGLFVGYLLATFLSRSISHIANVATQAAGGNLQARAKIQSHDELGQMATAFNSMLDRITALVSTEEERDLMQKRLMQFLVLVSEVGKGDLTRRGEVTADMFGNLADGFNLMIARFGQLLKQVREAADRVNKSAGTLRDSAGQMSGTARVQAEESVRTLGAVEQLAAGMRQVATTAGASSDSAKQVLSATERGNVAVQETVRDMQSIRSAVQRMSKQVKGLGDRSLEISQIVSTIRDIANQTNLLALNAAIEAAGAGEAGARFAVVADQVRKLAESSTQATREIADLVKVIQTETQDAVVAMEHETQAVEAGSASALRTGDVFAEISDIAKRSSELAQNIASAASEQTASTEKVGRAIKEFTGGAVATQKQTDSTRLTIEDMAKLAEGLNSSVAQFKLA, translated from the coding sequence ATGATCGGGCAAGGCGTCAAGAATCGATTCCAGGACATGAAAACAAAGACGAAGCTGCTGGTCAGCTTCGGTCTCGTGAGTGTCATCATCATGATCATGGCCAGCGTCGGTGTGTTCACCCTGCGCCAACTCAGCACCCAGTCGCAAACGGTGTATGCGGACTATACGGTGCCGTTGGCTGAGTTCGCCCAGATGGGAACCGCGTTGACCAAACATCACCAGATTCTGCTGGATATCGCGTCCGCCACCAAACAAGGCGACTTCGCCCAGGAAGTGACCAAGTTGCCGCCCCTGAAGGCCCAGATCGACAAGGTGGTGAACAACTATAAGAGCACGACGCTGCGCGTATCGCGATCGGGCCGGGACGAGGCGAAGGATCTGACCCTCTTTGAGCCGGCATTGAAAAAATACTTTCAGGATGCCGACGGCGCACTGAGCGCCATGGCGGATAGCTTCGATCGTAACGTCCTGTCATCGACGCAAGCGGAGCAAATGCGGGCACTCGGTATCCTGGCCTTAACGGTCAATTTGACGCCCTCATTCGAAAATGCCGTCAAACGTCACAATGAGCAGGTCACTGCCATTGAAGCCGTCGCCAAGGACCTCAACGATGATGCGCAAGGCCTGGCCAGTAACGGTACCCTGATTCTGGTGGCCGGCGGTTTGGTCGCCGTGGCACTCGGATTGTTCGTCGGATATCTGTTAGCGACGTTCCTTTCCCGGAGCATCAGCCACATCGCCAATGTCGCGACGCAGGCCGCCGGCGGCAATCTGCAGGCCCGCGCGAAAATTCAGTCGCACGATGAGTTGGGCCAGATGGCCACCGCGTTCAACTCCATGCTCGATCGTATTACCGCCCTGGTGTCGACGGAGGAAGAGCGCGACCTGATGCAGAAACGGCTCATGCAATTCCTCGTGCTGGTCTCCGAAGTCGGTAAAGGAGACTTGACCCGGCGAGGCGAAGTGACGGCCGACATGTTCGGTAACCTTGCGGACGGGTTCAACCTCATGATCGCGCGGTTCGGACAATTGTTGAAGCAGGTGCGCGAGGCGGCCGATCGGGTGAACAAGTCAGCCGGTACCCTACGGGATTCAGCCGGTCAAATGTCCGGAACAGCCCGGGTGCAGGCGGAAGAATCCGTGCGTACGCTGGGCGCGGTCGAACAGTTGGCCGCCGGTATGCGTCAAGTGGCCACTACGGCCGGCGCATCCTCCGACTCCGCCAAGCAGGTGCTGTCGGCCACGGAACGCGGCAACGTCGCGGTGCAGGAAACCGTGCGCGACATGCAGAGCATCCGGTCGGCGGTGCAACGTATGTCCAAGCAGGTGAAGGGCCTCGGTGACCGTTCACTCGAAATTTCACAGATCGTGTCGACGATTCGTGATATCGCTAATCAAACGAACTTGCTCGCGCTCAACGCCGCCATTGAGGCGGCCGGCGCGGGTGAGGCCGGCGCACGATTCGCCGTCGTCGCCGACCAGGTCCGAAAGCTGGCGGAAAGCTCCACGCAAGCCACACGTGAAATCGCCGACCTCGTGAAAGTGATTCAAACGGAAACGCAGGATGCCGTGGTGGCCATGGAGCATGAAACGCAGGCGGTGGAAGCCGGATCCGCTTCGGCTCTCCGGACCGGCGACGTGTTCGCTGAAATTTCAGACATTGCGAAACGGTCTTCCGAGTTGGCCCAGAACATCGCGAGCGCGGCGTCCGAACAGACCGCCTCGACGGAAAAAGTCGGTCGAGCCATTAAGGAGTTCACGGGCGGCGCCGTGGCGACGCAGAAGCAGACGGACTCGACGCGACTCACGATCGAAGACATGGCAAAACTGGCCGAAGGCCTCAACTCTTCGGTCGCTCAGTTCAAGCTCGCGTAA